From the Paenibacillus sp. FSL H8-0548 genome, one window contains:
- a CDS encoding MerR family transcriptional regulator encodes MGRKRSLDKISSSEYVSISELVELSGVRYSTIKYYTEEDMISFEQEDIRLTRRYPRELALKRLEEIRVMKEEEGLTIKQIKEKL; translated from the coding sequence ATGGGGAGAAAAAGAAGTTTAGATAAAATTTCATCATCAGAGTATGTGAGTATCAGTGAGTTGGTTGAACTTTCTGGAGTTCGATACAGTACCATTAAATATTACACGGAAGAGGATATGATCTCATTTGAGCAAGAGGATATAAGACTGACAAGAAGATACCCGCGTGAATTAGCACTAAAGCGACTTGAGGAAATTCGTGTAATGAAAGAAGAAGAAGGATTGACTATAAAACAAATTAAAGAAAAATTATAA
- a CDS encoding GPP34 family phosphoprotein, with protein sequence MLKNLSIPQEFVLLALDSETNMLKSIFRMHVGLYTVMACIVELSINGNVTFEDDDTVRISNSASTGEKYLDRLLEIITAEKPKKLKEWVSYFYYFKQKEIYKMVIESLADKGVLEIENTEVLFIVPVKKYLDVANTRNHIVEKIRAELLEHGNVEDHTLALVLFLNIKNMLNDYFSDYEQKTLKQKLEILRKEDIYKKIRTIYTALINLDSGI encoded by the coding sequence CCCAAGAGTTTGTCTTACTTGCATTAGATAGTGAAACTAATATGCTAAAGTCTATTTTTCGAATGCATGTTGGCTTGTATACGGTAATGGCTTGTATAGTGGAACTTTCTATAAATGGCAATGTTACATTTGAAGACGATGATACAGTCAGAATTTCTAACTCAGCATCCACAGGTGAAAAATATCTGGACAGATTACTCGAGATTATTACTGCTGAGAAACCAAAGAAACTTAAGGAGTGGGTTTCTTACTTTTACTACTTTAAACAAAAAGAAATTTATAAAATGGTTATAGAAAGCCTTGCGGATAAAGGAGTTCTAGAGATTGAAAATACGGAAGTTTTATTTATTGTTCCAGTTAAAAAATATTTGGATGTAGCCAATACACGGAACCACATCGTAGAGAAAATACGAGCTGAGTTATTAGAACATGGGAATGTAGAAGATCATACATTAGCCTTGGTGTTATTTTTAAACATTAAAAATATGTTAAACGATTATTTTTCTGATTACGAACAAAAAACTTTAAAGCAAAAACTAGAGATATTACGTAAAGAGGACATTTATAAAAAAATTAGAACGATTTATACAGCTCTCATAAATCTTGATTCTGGAATATAG